GGCGCGATGAGTTACGTAGCGCTCAAAGACTTTAGCGCTCGCGGACCCCACATGACCGTTGGGCTGACGCTCGGCGATGGGATGAAGGGCCCCCTGGCGGGATTTCCCCGGTCGACGTCGCTCACCGGCGAGACCGGTGTTGCGATGGCGCTTCCTCCTGGTGCGCTCACGCTCTCCACGCTGAACGGCAGACCGGCAGTGTTCGTCGCGACGTCGAATGCTACGACATGGACCACACTGCCTTCGCGACCGTCGCAGAAGCAGCCTCCGCGGATCTTCGGGTGGACCGTCGATGGCCGCCCGGTACTTGCGGGAGGCTCAGCGGACGGACTCATCGCCGTGGGTGATGATTCGTCGGGGTTTTCCTCGGGTGTTGCGGTCAGCGATATCAATGGCGATGGTGTCACGGACTTCGTCGTGGCGGATGATGGGGCCTTCCGCGTCCGCGCATGGAGTCTGCGTGATCAGAACGCCGATGGGCGTGCGGATTCTCTGTTCCGGTATCGGTTCGGAGGAAGTACGCTCGTCCCTCCGCCGGTGATCGGATCGGTCATGATCGCGACGGGCGGACTCACCAGTTATGTTCATTGGGTATCCCGGAACGCTCCCGCGCTTCGCTCGGATTTCGTTTTTCCGGGTTCGTCGGAGGATGTGGCCGGGATCGCCGTGTATCCCGCGCAGGATGCCTTCGTCGTGGCGGGTGTGCAGGGCTCGATCGCGATCACTGCGCGGACGGCAACGGGCGGCGTGGTGACCGATCTTGGCTATCGTGCGATCGGGCATCCGATCGTCGGAGCTCCATCGGTCGCCGGGACCGGAGCATCTGTACGCATCGCGGTGGCGACCCGGGACGGCCTTGTGTATCTGCTCGATGGCGCTCTCGCGCCGGTTCCCGGCTTCCCGGTCAGCGTAGGTCAGCCGTTGTCGCTTGCTCCGGTGCTCGCGGATGTGAACGGGGATGGCAGCCGTGACGTGGTGGTCTTTGCGGGGAACAGGATCCTCGTCTGGAATGCCTCCGGGTCCATGCTCGACAATTTCCCTGTGACGCTCGACGTCGCCGACACACTGAACGCGGCACCGGTGGTCGCCGATGCGAATGGGGATCAGCGGGTGGATATTCTCGGGGGAACGGACCTCGGTCTGATCGTTGCATACGATCGGACGGGGAAGACCGTCGATGGATTTCCGCTCCTGGCAGGCCGCGGCAAGCAATCGATCGGTGTCACGACCGTCGCCGATTCGCTTCTGGTCTTTGCCGCATCCTCCGCCGACGGATCCGTGTCCGGCTGGCTGACGGGGAAGTCGACGTCGCCGGTTGCTGGAACGATGATGCCGTGGCCCCAGGCATGGCACGACGCCGCACATACCGGATACGATGCCACGCCGGCCGTGGTCGCACCGCAGACGTCGGAATTCTTCCCGCCATCCCGCGCATACAACTGGCCGAACCCCGCGTATGACGGCAAGACCATGATACGCTATTTCGTCAAGGAAGCGGCGACGGTCACAGTGAAGATCTATGACATGGCCGGGGATCTCGTTGCAACGTTGCAGGGCCCGGGGATCGCGGGCATGGACAACGAGGTCGCGTGGGATCTCTCCGATGTTCAGAGCGGTATCTATTTTGCTCACATTGACGCCGCAGGAACCGCCGCAAGCGGGTCGGCGGTCGTGAAAATCGCAGTCGTGAAATAACGGGGACGTCCTGTGTCCGTGTACCATCGTGGTGTCGTGCTCCTCGCAGCATTCCTTCTCCTTGCCTGTCCCCTGCGCGCGCAGGAGGACTTCCCGCATCCTGAACTCTCATGGCGGACCATCGACACGAAGCATTTCTTCGTGCACTATCATGAGGGTGCGGAGCGGACCGCCAGGGTGATCGCCAAGATCGCCGAGGACATCTACGGCCCGGTGACCTCGTTCTACGAGCACGAGCCCGATTCGAAGGTGAGCTTCATCGTCAAGGATTATGACGACATCTCCAATGGTGCGGCGTACTTCTACGACAATCGGATCGAGATCTACGCTCCGAGCATGGATTTTGAATTGCGCGGGACCCACAACTGGTTGCGGAACGTCATCACCCATGAGTTCACGCACATCATCCAGATCCAGACCTCGATGAAGTTCGGCCGGAAGGTCCCGGCCGTGTATCTCCAGTGGCTCGGATATGAGTCCGAGCGCCGCGTGGACGTGCTCTACGGCTATCCGAACATCGTTGCCTCCTATCCCATTTCCGGTTTTGTCGTTCCGGCGTGGTTCGCCGAGGGCGTGGCGCAGCACAACCGGCGCGAGTTGCAGTACGATTACTGGGATACGCATCGCGACATGATCCTGCGGTCCTACGCCCTGGACGGGAATATGCTCACCTGGGAGCAGATGGGTGTCTTCGGCAAGACCAGCCTCGGGAACGAGTCATCATACAATGCCGGGTTCGCATTCATCCGCTATTTCGGCGAACGTTTCGGTGAGGCGAAATTGCGGGAGGTGTCGCGCAATCTGTCCAGGTTCGATGCTGCAACCATCGATGGTGCGATCGAGAGAGCGGTGGGGATCCGTGGCGCGGACCTGTACGACGAGTGGAAGGCCGAACTGACGCGCAGCTATCGCGAACGCGTGGCTCCTGTCCGTGCTCTGCTCCGTGAGGGGGCGGCGCTCGTGACCGATTCTCTGTATGAGGTCATCGATCCGGGTGAGGGGATCCGGCTCGAGAGCATGATGCGGAACCCGCTCATGCCCGGCGCCGGGCGGCGCGACGCCACGGTGGGCTTTGCGAACCTCTATCCGGTATATTCACCCGACGGATCGAAGCTTGCGTTCACGAGCGCGAAGAACGGGGACTATTTCGGCCTCTCGTCGCTGTTCGTCTACGATTTCACGACGCACAAAGAAACCCTGGTGCAACCCGGCGTCCGCACCGCCCCCGCCTGGTCGCCCGATGGCACGAAACTGTACTATGGCAGGTCCGGGAGGGACAACCCCCACTGGTCGCTGCAGTTCGACATCTACGAGTATGATCTCAAGAGCGAAGAAGAACGGCGGGTTACCTTTGGACGACGTGCGATCAGTCCGACGGTTTCGCCGGATGGAGAGAAGATCGCATTCGTCGTCTCCCGCGACGGCACCGCGAACCTTGCGGTGACCAACCGCGATGGCAGCGGCTACCGGGAGATCACACTGTACGCGAACGGGGAACAGGTCTACAATCCCTGCTGGAGCCCGGATGGATCGCGGATCGTGTTCGATCACTCGATCAAGGATGGCCGGGATATCGCATGGATACGTCCGGATGGGAGCGATCTGGCATTCCTCGTCACCGGCGATGATGACCAGCGCGCAGCACGCTTTGCACCGGATGGCAAGACCTTCTGGTTCAGTGCCGACCGTGGCGGCATCTTCAATATCTACCGGTACGACATTGCGAGCCAGCGGATCGATCAGATGACGAATGTGCTGGGCGGTGCTTTTTACCCGACGGTCAGCGCCGGCGGTGACCTCGTGTATGCGGCATATACGTCGGGAGGGTACAAGATCTATCGGTACACGGCACCTCCTCCCGTGCCGGCAGGGGAACATCGCTACGAACCCGGGCCGCTGGACGGCCGATTCCCTGCACCGGTCGTCGCTTCGAATGCCCAGGGGCGGTTCGATTGGTCCGCCCTCAGAGACTATGATGACACGAAGGGGCTGACCGATTCCTCCCGGGCCTACCGCAGCGTGTTCACAAACCTGTCCGTGGTCCCGGTCATTCGCGTGGACAACTACAATCCGAAGAGCAAAGGCATCGATGTCATCAAGGTTGGCGCCTACGTCTTTTCGACGGACGTTCTGGACCGGACCAGTTTCTTTGCCGGTGCGACGCTGAACGCACGGCTGGAGCGCGATCTCTTCCTGCAGTTCACGTATCGCGGCAGGCTGCCCTTGCTGTACGAGCTCGGACTCGAGCCCGTGGCATCGCTCGAGCTCTACAACATCACGCGGAAGACGAACAATGTGATCAGTCTCCCCGCGTCGACGATCCCCGTGGATGTCGGTTACAATTTGTTGGAGGTCGACCTCGCGCTCGCGCAGCCGGTGTTCTCCCAGTTCGCGAATGCGGAGTTGAGGTTCATGCATAGCCGCTACACCTCCATCATTGAATCGTTCATCAACCCGGAGACCACTCCGCCGTCGCTCGTGTCCAGCTCCAGCGACCTGTATCTCATCGCGAACGACCTGTCGTTGACGTTCCGTGTGGATGCGCTCCTGCCGTCGCGCACTCAGGAGATCAACCCGGTCGGACGAAAGATCAAGTTCCGGTTGGGCAGAGAGTGGAACAAGTTCAACGGGGACGGGGAGTACGAAGTGACGTCTACCGGCCTGCACCCGTTGTATAAGAATGTGAACATCACCCGCGCGGAACTGCAGTGGCGCGAATACCTACCGTTCCTTTTCAAGAACCATACCTTGTCCATGAACCTCCGGGGCGGGAGCATCATCGGTCCGCCGGTGGACGAGTTCTTTGATTTCTATGCGGGTGGGCTCATCGGCATGAAGGGCTATCCGTTCTACGCCATCGGCGGGAACGAGCTGGCAACGATGGGCGTGACATGGCGTTTCCCGCTCGTGCATAATATCGATGTGCGGCTCGCGCACCTGTACTTCGACAAGCTGTACGCTGCAGTGTTTGCGGATGCAGGCTATGCATGGACGGATTTCCGTCCCCGGCTCAAGGACTTCAAGAAGGATGTCGGGGTCGAGCTGCGACTGGAGTCCTTCTCGTATTATGCCTACCCGACGCGCATCTTCCTGAGCGCGGCGTACGGGCTCGATAAGTTCGAGCGCTATATCAGGAGCAGAGACCAGTACGTAACGTACGGGCAGGAGTGGAGGATCTATTTCGGGATCCTCTTTGGATTCGAACTGGATTGATGGCGGGTGGTTCGGATCGTGACATGTTCACCTCACATGGAACAGGCGATGTGATGAAACGAGTGGCTGGTCGTTCGGTTCTGCTTCTCATGCTCGGGTGTGTGCTTGCCGGCCTCGTGGCCCCGGCGCATGCCGGAGAGAAGGCGGAAGCGGTGCCCGTGCTCACGGGGAATGTGCGGATCGATCTGTTCGGGCTGGACGCGTTGTCCGCCGGGCCGCGGTTGCTTACGGTCGCGGATGACATGGCCCTTCCGACTCCCCGCAAATCGGGATGGCTCGCTGCGGGCCTCTCCCTGCTTGTCCCCGGGGCGGGAGAGTTCTACGCCGAAAGTTACTGGAAGGCAGCGATCTTCCTGGCGATCGATGTTGCCGCCATCACCATCGCGTTGAACAATGACAAGAAGGGGAACGACCAGACGTCGTTCTACCGGAACTACGCGGACGGCCATTGGAGCGCGGTCAAGTATGCGGAGTACGCGCAGACGCTGGCGCCAACGGGGAGGACGTATGCATGGAGGGTTCCGGGGACGGAGGGGATGAGCCCCTGGGACAGGCCGTGGACGCAGGTGAACTGGTCCGAGTTGAACCGGATGGAGCGCGACATCGCGGGATATTATTCCCACACGCTGCCGCCCTATGGTGAGCAACAGTACTTTGAGTTGATCGGCAAGTATCCCCAGTTCAATCAGGGATGGAATGATGCGCCGGCGGCCTTCGCGTATGGCGATCCGCTCACACCCAACTTCCTCTGGTATGCGAATGAGCGGGGGAAGGCGAACACCTACTACGAGACCGCTACACGCTGGGTGACCATTGCGGCGATCAATCATATCCTCAGTGCGGTGGATGCGGCGTGGTCTGCGAGCCTTTACAATAAGGCACAGGCGTCGATGAGTACGCGCATCGTGCCGACGCCGGAGGGGTACACAACGATGAGCATGCTCAAGTTGAGTTACGGATTGTAGTTGGTTCAAGGTCCACAGCGAAGCCCGGATGCGGAAATGGTCATCCATCTCAGCACCGCACCCCCCAGGAACAGCAGATTCGCTGCCCATGCCGTGAGCAGGGGATGGATGTCGCCATTGTAGCCGAACACCTGGCTCACCTTCATGAAGATAAGGTAGACGAAGCAGATCAGCAAACTGATGCCGAGTTGCACCCCGACGCCGCCGCGCCGGCGGATGGAAGAGAAGGGCACGCCGAACAGCACCACGATCACGGTTGCAAAGGGGAATGAGATCTTGCTGTAGTAATCCACCTGCCACCGGGCGACATCCTGGCCGGCGCGCTGCTGGCTGTCGATGAATGATGCAAGGTCGCCGAAACTCATCTCGTCCGGCTTTTGCTGCTTCTTGCGGAGGTCGTCAGGGTTGAAATGCAATGCGCCTGCCGGCTGGACCGCGAACTCATCCATCCGTTCGCGTCCGCGGGCGAACCAGCGCCGTGTGCCGTTGTTCAGCATCCACTGCGCGCCGCTGGTATCCCACACCATGGTGAGGGCGTCCACGCGTTCGACCATCACGGTCGGGTCCGCGACGCTGAAATCCTGGATGCTGACGCGCGAGGCGATGTTGCGCGTGTCATCGAAGTACCCGAGCGAGAGGATGCGGGTCGGGCTGTCCTGGACATAGATGTTCGCGCCGGAGGCATTCACCACATCCTTGTGGAGGTAGACCCGCTCGATCGTGAATTTCTTCTTGTTCGCGCTCGGGACGATCCAGCCATTGAAGTAGACGGACAGTGCGCTGATCACGAGGGCGACGCCGATGTAGGGAACGAGAAGGCGATAGAGGCTGACGCCGCCGGACTTGAATGCGGTCCATTCGCCCTGGGCCGAGAGCCGTGCCGTGACGAACAGGCTGGCGAGCAGCATGGCCACGGGAATGATGAGCTTGATGATCTCGGGGACGAAGTACACATAATAGAGGACGATGATGTCCCATCCCGCCTGTTTGTCGATGAAATCGTCCATCTTCTCCATCGCATCGATCACGATGAAGACCACGAGCACGGCCACGAGGGAGAAGAGGGCGGTGACGAGGAACTGCCGGATGATATAGCGGTCGATCAGTTTCATCCGGCGCGCGCCGTTGATGGAGGGGCCGGAGGAAGCTGTTGCCGCCAGCGGCGGGGGATGAACCGTTCGAAGACGCTCCAGTTGATGAGGATCGTCTCACGTCCGATCTTGAACGTCAGGTACATCCCCATGAGCCCGATGATGATGTTCGCGCCCCACATTCCCCAGAACGGAGAAAGGATGTTGCGGTCGGCGAGCTTCTCACCGCCGATGAGGAACGCCCAGTACAGGACGAAGAAGCCGAGACTGAGCGTGGCCGCGATACCGAATCCGCCCCGGCGCGCCATGATGCCCAGCGGGGCGCCGACCAGCACGAAGATGATGCATGCGGTGGGGATCGCGTACTTCTTGTGGATCTCCACCCAATACTGATCGATCTGCCGC
Above is a window of Ignavibacteriota bacterium DNA encoding:
- a CDS encoding T9SS type A sorting domain-containing protein translates to MMNMLWRVLGFVMIPAALAAQPVSHSLMASPSDLPQARRAVRAAADTVHVLAVMVQFQEDKDDRTTGNGRFDTSRVTAADIPVDAPPRDRDYFDAHLSFLANYYAKASKGKVVVRSQLIPTVITLPATMVRYSPPKNTGNTPVADLARDAWRAADSLGLFAAFSSYDAFVVFHAGVGRDIDLVASLGYDPAPLDIPSLYLGPSAFQDAHGVAGVPVRNGSFVIPNSIVIPETESRSVPGLGGDVFLEYSINGLLCASLGNFFGLPDLFDTKTGRTAIGRFGLMDGQSIFSFNGVFPPEPSAWEKYWLGWIDPIVVAPGQRTLSLPAVALADTVYRIPIGAREYYLVENRNRDPLQNGQRITMVYNGATVVKTYPRDTTGFNAFDIAGLQGTVTDVEDLDWSLPGGVDTKGVFYDGGVLVWHIDESVIAAGLATNTVNANMNRRGIDLEEADGSQDLGQEYGFLSAGSGSEIGTALDFWYVGNASPVNKNIFNATSTPGTASNDGAMSYVALKDFSARGPHMTVGLTLGDGMKGPLAGFPRSTSLTGETGVAMALPPGALTLSTLNGRPAVFVATSNATTWTTLPSRPSQKQPPRIFGWTVDGRPVLAGGSADGLIAVGDDSSGFSSGVAVSDINGDGVTDFVVADDGAFRVRAWSLRDQNADGRADSLFRYRFGGSTLVPPPVIGSVMIATGGLTSYVHWVSRNAPALRSDFVFPGSSEDVAGIAVYPAQDAFVVAGVQGSIAITARTATGGVVTDLGYRAIGHPIVGAPSVAGTGASVRIAVATRDGLVYLLDGALAPVPGFPVSVGQPLSLAPVLADVNGDGSRDVVVFAGNRILVWNASGSMLDNFPVTLDVADTLNAAPVVADANGDQRVDILGGTDLGLIVAYDRTGKTVDGFPLLAGRGKQSIGVTTVADSLLVFAASSADGSVSGWLTGKSTSPVAGTMMPWPQAWHDAAHTGYDATPAVVAPQTSEFFPPSRAYNWPNPAYDGKTMIRYFVKEAATVTVKIYDMAGDLVATLQGPGIAGMDNEVAWDLSDVQSGIYFAHIDAAGTAASGSAVVKIAVVK
- a CDS encoding PD40 domain-containing protein, with the translated sequence MSVYHRGVVLLAAFLLLACPLRAQEDFPHPELSWRTIDTKHFFVHYHEGAERTARVIAKIAEDIYGPVTSFYEHEPDSKVSFIVKDYDDISNGAAYFYDNRIEIYAPSMDFELRGTHNWLRNVITHEFTHIIQIQTSMKFGRKVPAVYLQWLGYESERRVDVLYGYPNIVASYPISGFVVPAWFAEGVAQHNRRELQYDYWDTHRDMILRSYALDGNMLTWEQMGVFGKTSLGNESSYNAGFAFIRYFGERFGEAKLREVSRNLSRFDAATIDGAIERAVGIRGADLYDEWKAELTRSYRERVAPVRALLREGAALVTDSLYEVIDPGEGIRLESMMRNPLMPGAGRRDATVGFANLYPVYSPDGSKLAFTSAKNGDYFGLSSLFVYDFTTHKETLVQPGVRTAPAWSPDGTKLYYGRSGRDNPHWSLQFDIYEYDLKSEEERRVTFGRRAISPTVSPDGEKIAFVVSRDGTANLAVTNRDGSGYREITLYANGEQVYNPCWSPDGSRIVFDHSIKDGRDIAWIRPDGSDLAFLVTGDDDQRAARFAPDGKTFWFSADRGGIFNIYRYDIASQRIDQMTNVLGGAFYPTVSAGGDLVYAAYTSGGYKIYRYTAPPPVPAGEHRYEPGPLDGRFPAPVVASNAQGRFDWSALRDYDDTKGLTDSSRAYRSVFTNLSVVPVIRVDNYNPKSKGIDVIKVGAYVFSTDVLDRTSFFAGATLNARLERDLFLQFTYRGRLPLLYELGLEPVASLELYNITRKTNNVISLPASTIPVDVGYNLLEVDLALAQPVFSQFANAELRFMHSRYTSIIESFINPETTPPSLVSSSSDLYLIANDLSLTFRVDALLPSRTQEINPVGRKIKFRLGREWNKFNGDGEYEVTSTGLHPLYKNVNITRAELQWREYLPFLFKNHTLSMNLRGGSIIGPPVDEFFDFYAGGLIGMKGYPFYAIGGNELATMGVTWRFPLVHNIDVRLAHLYFDKLYAAVFADAGYAWTDFRPRLKDFKKDVGVELRLESFSYYAYPTRIFLSAAYGLDKFERYIRSRDQYVTYGQEWRIYFGILFGFELD
- a CDS encoding LptF/LptG family permease — protein: MKLIDRYIIRQFLVTALFSLVAVLVVFIVIDAMEKMDDFIDKQAGWDIIVLYYVYFVPEIIKLIIPVAMLLASLFVTARLSAQGEWTAFKSGGVSLYRLLVPYIGVALVISALSVYFNGWIVPSANKKKFTIERVYLHKDVVNASGANIYVQDSPTRILSLGYFDDTRNIASRVSIQDFSVADPTVMVERVDALTMVWDTSGAQWMLNNGTRRWFARGRERMDEFAVQPAGALHFNPDDLRKKQQKPDEMSFGDLASFIDSQQRAGQDVARWQVDYYSKISFPFATVIVVLFGVPFSSIRRRGGVGVQLGISLLICFVYLIFMKVSQVFGYNGDIHPLLTAWAANLLFLGGAVLRWMTISASGLRCGP